The following proteins come from a genomic window of Pseudomonadota bacterium:
- the prmC gene encoding peptide chain release factor N(5)-glutamine methyltransferase, with protein sequence MNDACRLPSIQTARAQALARLTLDARHDVDTLLCDALDITRARLFAEPDTLLTPPQWALFEQWLGRLIDDEPLAYIRGHCAFWSLSLTVSPAVLIPRPDTERLVEVALSHLEGRKAARVLELGTGSGAIALALASERRGDRLMATDTSSDALWVARHNRDALGLANVSFCQSNWFAQLPHQHYDLIVSNPPYIDHDDPHVTPSVRRYEPASALFANNNGLADIATIIHEAPAFLSSDGVLLLEHGWQQGPDVEQLMNAAFTHSKRYQDLAGLDRAVAGWQPRQNDTADVAVRPSA encoded by the coding sequence ATGAACGACGCTTGCCGACTGCCTTCGATCCAAACCGCCCGAGCTCAGGCGCTCGCCAGGCTGACGCTCGACGCGCGCCACGACGTCGACACCCTGCTTTGCGACGCACTCGACATAACGCGCGCGCGCCTGTTTGCTGAGCCAGACACTCTGCTCACGCCACCGCAGTGGGCCCTGTTCGAACAATGGCTTGGGCGACTCATCGACGACGAACCGCTCGCCTACATCCGCGGCCACTGTGCATTTTGGAGTCTCTCGCTTACGGTATCGCCGGCGGTGTTGATCCCACGCCCCGACACTGAACGGCTGGTCGAAGTGGCCTTATCGCACCTCGAGGGTCGAAAGGCCGCACGCGTGCTGGAGCTGGGCACTGGCAGCGGCGCGATCGCCCTGGCGCTTGCCAGCGAGCGACGAGGCGACCGTCTCATGGCCACTGACACAAGCTCAGACGCGCTGTGGGTCGCTCGCCACAACCGCGACGCGTTGGGACTGGCCAATGTGTCCTTTTGCCAATCGAATTGGTTCGCGCAACTGCCCCACCAACACTATGACCTTATCGTTAGTAATCCACCGTATATCGATCACGACGATCCACACGTGACGCCATCGGTACGGCGCTATGAGCCCGCGTCTGCGCTGTTTGCGAACAACAACGGTCTTGCCGATATCGCCACGATTATTCACGAAGCGCCCGCGTTTTTGTCCAGCGACGGTGTGCTGTTGCTCGAACATGGCTGGCAGCAAGGACCGGATGTTGAGCAGCTGATGAACGCCGCGTTTACGCATAGCAAACGGTATCAGGACCTCGCCGGTTTGGATCGCGCGGTCGCCGGCTGGCAGCCTCGGCAAAACGATACCGCCGACGTTGCAGTTAGGCCGTCGGCATGA
- a CDS encoding YiiD C-terminal domain-containing protein, whose protein sequence is MSARFDTLFALWSEQIPLAKAMEIRFEETSGDWSLQAPLEPNRNHMGTAFGGAIASLATLTGWAQTWMLLPNPEATHIVVGKSTIQYRRPARGELIGTAQAPSDDTVSDFLASLDARGKAGIHIVVQIHSDGVEAARLKAKFVAIQKSA, encoded by the coding sequence ATGAGCGCGCGCTTCGACACGCTGTTCGCGCTGTGGAGCGAACAGATACCGTTGGCAAAAGCGATGGAGATTCGATTTGAAGAAACGTCGGGCGACTGGTCGCTTCAGGCACCCCTTGAGCCCAATCGCAATCACATGGGCACTGCGTTTGGCGGTGCCATCGCCTCGCTAGCCACTCTAACGGGTTGGGCCCAAACATGGATGCTACTGCCTAATCCAGAAGCGACACACATCGTTGTGGGCAAGAGCACCATCCAATATCGTCGGCCAGCACGCGGCGAACTGATCGGAACCGCGCAGGCACCGTCAGACGACACGGTCAGCGACTTTTTGGCGTCATTGGACGCTCGCGGCAAAGCGGGGATCCACATTGTTGTTCAAATTCACAGTGATGGTGTGGAAGCGGCTCGTCTGAAGGCGAAATTCGTCGCAATACAAAAATCGGCCTAA
- a CDS encoding protein-methionine-sulfoxide reductase heme-binding subunit MsrQ, translating to MSQNDKVSKTIMVFLKQLGINERIRYVGKPLVFLLASVPLVWIVLKAFNLGSSFGANPIEEMLDHFGNWGLRLLLITLCVTPLRHLIGKPWPLRFRRMLGLFAFFYVALHFTVYAWLDQGWSLIAIGEDIVKRPYITLGLLSVVILLALALTSPHAARRRLGKTWQKLHYLVYPAAILAVWHYWWQVKKDITEPLIYAAILTALLAFRAVKKWRKPPRRKRQTATV from the coding sequence GTGAGCCAGAATGACAAAGTCAGCAAAACAATAATGGTGTTCCTAAAACAACTTGGCATCAATGAACGCATCCGATACGTCGGCAAGCCGCTCGTGTTTTTACTGGCGTCCGTGCCGCTCGTATGGATTGTCCTCAAGGCGTTTAACCTCGGCTCAAGCTTTGGCGCCAACCCGATTGAAGAAATGCTGGATCATTTTGGCAACTGGGGATTGCGTTTATTGCTCATCACGCTTTGCGTTACGCCATTGCGTCATCTGATTGGTAAGCCCTGGCCGCTGCGTTTTCGTCGGATGTTGGGTCTGTTCGCGTTCTTCTATGTCGCGCTGCACTTTACCGTTTATGCTTGGCTTGATCAGGGTTGGTCGCTGATTGCTATCGGCGAAGATATCGTAAAGCGGCCGTACATCACGCTCGGGCTGTTAAGCGTGGTGATTCTGTTGGCGTTGGCACTCACCTCACCGCATGCGGCGCGTCGCCGACTCGGCAAAACGTGGCAGAAGCTTCACTACTTGGTGTATCCGGCAGCCATACTGGCGGTCTGGCATTATTGGTGGCAGGTCAAAAAGGACATCACGGAGCCGCTGATCTACGCGGCGATTCTCACAGCGCTACTGGCGTTCCGCGCCGTGAAAAAATGGCGTAAGCCGCCGCGACGCAAACGGCAAACCGCGACAGTTTAA